The window GAGAAGGAGAGATATTGCAAATTATGAATTACAATTTCAGCCCGCCCTGGTGCTACTCGCCCTGCAGTCTGGTCTCGGAATTTATGATTTGAAAATAACGAATGATTCATTTTGTCAACTGGTTGCTTAAGGCTCAAAAAAAAACAACTTGCTAATTTTTCCTGGGCCCTTAGTTTGCCAGTCCAAAATTCTTTCTTGCGGGAATGTTGACCTATTGGGGACATGATTGAAACTATTTGAAATGCACATGCCCCGATCAGTTTTTTTATACAAAATATTGTATATGTTTATCATCTAAACTTTATTGTGACACAGCCTGCTTGATTGAGGAACCTCGATGTCTTCTGGCTCTCTCCCTTCATGATACAAGAACACCATTTTTTTATATGCCGTTTCCAGACATCGGACAAAAGAGTGAGTGTCAAACAGGGGAGAGGTTGTACGATTTTCCGCCAACCTGCTCCGTACACCATCACGTTTCGCCGGTGAAGACGCTAACCCTATAGCAAGGTTCTCATATTCTGACAGGTCTTTTGCTACGAGTTCCGGCAGCCCAACTGCATGAAGCATACTTGAACCGACCCTGGAAGCAAAATGCCCCCCTTCCAGCGTGATTACCGGAACTCCCGCCCATAACGCATCACTACCCGTAGCATGTCCATTATAAATGCGTGTATCCAGCATGAGATCTGCAAGACGCAATCGCGCGAGATGATCTTCTTTTGTGTCAACTTTATCTGTAAAGAGCAGGCGGTCAGGGTCTATGTTTTTTTTCACCGCCTCTTCCCTGAGATTTTTCTCCGCAACGGAATTACTTCGGGACAACCACAATACACTGCCGGGTACGTGTGCTAAAATACGCATCCATACACCGAAGAGAACCGGCTCTATTTTGTACATACTATTAAGGGAACAAAACACTATTGCGTTTTCAGGCAGGTCAAAATCTCTTCTCCTGAAATGCCTTTCTGAAATTCGCTGTGCATGATCACTCACCATATAGCTATAGGGCATATATACCACTTTCTCAGAATAATGGTGGCGCAGACCATGGGGGACCAGAATCCTGTCAGCAATGATATAATCAAAGAAATCTGCACCGCTTGATCCTGCAAAGCCCAGATAATTCACCTGGATAGGTGCCGGACGCATCGCACTGATATCGAGCCTTCCCCCTTCTGTATACACTACCAGGTCGACGAGTATGTCGACCTGATCATGAAATATTTTCTCTGCTGCTTCCCGGTCATGATAATCGCTGATATCAATGAATTGATCAGCATCTTTCATTATTTTTTCCCGGTATCTGCTGCCGTCATCTCTTCCATACGAGTAGGCAACAATCTCAAAGCAATCCCTGTCATGAAGGCTGAAAACACTTTGCATCTGGTGAGCAACGGGGTGATTATTAAAGTTGTTTGAAAGATATCCCACCTTTACCTTTTTCTTATTCAGCGTCCTCCCATCAGAAGCGAAGGGAGGAAAAATTCGGGATATCCGGCTGCTTATTTCCCTGGCCCTTGAAGATGCGATCTTGATATTCTCTTCAGGATTTATCTTTCTTGAAACACTCATGAAAGGTGTCTCAACCGCCTTCTCTCCCCTTTCCAGATTGCTCTCTGCAATGAGATTTAATCTTGGTTCAAATTCCTTCATCTTACACCAGCTGCAGGTTGCCTGCAGCTGCCGGAAAAGATTTACCACTGCATATTTGTCGTTCGGGTTCATCTCAAGCGCCTGCTCAAATCTCCTGATAGACTCTTCCAATTCCCCAACCGAACTTAAAGAGAGTGCAAGGTTACTGTATGATTGAGAAAAGTGTGGATCAATTTCCAGCGCACTACGAAAATTTTTAATCGCCTCTTCAAATGCTCCTGATTTGTGACATGCCTGACCCAGATTGTCATAGGCTTCAACATAACGGGAATTGATTGCCAGTGCCCTGCGATACCGGAATATCGCCTCATGCAACCTGTTCTGTTCAAAGAGCACAACACCCAGACCATTCTGGGCACACATATTATTCTGATCAAATTTCAGGGCCTGTTGATAAGCACGGGTCGCATATCCAGGCATTCTCTTTATTCTATAGACATTGGCAAGGTTATTATAATATAAGGAACTTTCCGGTTTGATTGATATCGCTTTTGTAATCAATTCTAATGAAGTGTCATATTTACCAAGCTGAGAGCAGACGACTCCCAGCAAATTGAGCGCATCAGGATTTTGAGGATTCTCTCTTAAAATCCGCTGAAAGATAAGAGCTGCATTATCTAAATCACCCACCTGAAGGCAGGAAACACCTCTCTTCAATAATGCCACCTGTCTCTTCGTACTATATTTTTTTCTGAGAAACCTGGTTTTCATGTCACATTCGCTTTCCCTGATTGATTTCTTCTCATCTGTTTGCCCTTATCAGAAAACTTCCAGCACCAGAACTAATCAGCTAACCCTATACCAAATTTGCAAAAAAAATGCTTACCGCATAAAATTCCAGAAGCAACAACCAGGGAAACACTTATGTAACGGATTTCATGGTAAGAAGTAAAGTCATTGATCGGATCGCTTTCCATACATTGCTGTATTGTATAAATATACATCGGGTTACGCACATCCTGCCATCCTGAATGAAGGAAGTCCGACAGGGTCCGGAAAGGTGTTTTTCCAAACAGACAACATGTTATCCTCTGATTTACCTGCAGTTGCCGACAATCGCTCAATTTATTTTTTGCCAATCATCTCATACTCCTGATAGAGTGACTCTTCTTCGTGCGTTATTCGTGCATTAAGGGCAGCAAAAAGACTTTCAAAATTTATCGAAAAATCTTTGCCGGTACCTCCTTCAGAATATGTATCAAAAAATTCTGCCACAACCCTGGAAACGTACTCAGGATCCATTGCAAACAAATCTAATTCCCTTTTCAGATTTTTATTATGCTCTGCCTCTTTTCTGAGAGCTGGATATAGTTGTTCGTCCTCATGTTTCAGATGCTCAAGCAAAACCCCTTTCAGACTCAAGAGTTTGGCCTGTCCCTCCTTTGAATGAATACCAATTTTCTTAACCTCTCTGAGCAAGGCAATGATTTCGCAATGCTCCCTCTTAAATCGTTCAATAATTTCTGACATTTTATTCTCCTCTATTTCCCGTCTCCTGTTGTTTCGTACGGTTTTATAGCAACAGTTCCTAGAAGTTCTCCCATTGGTATCACTTTTAATACATGTGCAGCATTATAGCAAGAAATTTTGTTTGAAAATTTCTGCATACCGGCAGTGTACCATGCCGGCAAGGGTTACTTACTGTTGCAGAAACACCCCCACCTGCGTGGGGAAGACCTTTCACCTGATTGTCTTTGTTCCTCCCGTGATATCTATATCGGATTTTGTAAGTTTAGTCACCCGAATTGATAATATGCGGCAGGATGTACCGCTCATAAAGACCCATTTTTTATCCTGCTGACGAAAGCAATAGTACTGAATTAAGGAACTCGTCTCCTTTGCCCTCTTTCTTTTTACCCTCTCTCCTCAGTAAAAATCGAGTCAATATTGTAACGATACTGAAACCAAATCGGTTTCAGTATCGTAAATTCCGGCCAGGTTCCGGTTCGACCAGGTCGTGTTCTCCTAATTGGCGGCACACTCAAGCACCCCGGTATAATCTTTCGTGCTCCATTGACTACCCAATACCTCACCCATTACACGGTACGATCCTGTTTCAAGTCCTATGTCCTGTTTTTCCAGTGTATAGATAAGTTTTTTGCCGCTTGAAACAAGGTGAACAGGTTTTATGTACTTCCAATCCCATGTATTACCATCACCGGAATAGCGGTAGAGTTCCCCGTCCATAACCATGTGCGAAGCTCTAATTTCATAGTTTCTAAACCCGCTGTAAACTTCGTCTGTATCTATGAAAATAACATAGTGATTTGAGAACTTTGGTATTTTCCGAAAAACCATCTCCACGATCAGTTCCGAAACAGAGCCTGTTGAGGTCTGCAGTATAATATCCTGATGACCTTTGATTGATATATCAATGTCATCTTCCATCTGACAGACAACATCGGTCAGGGAAACCTTTGTCACTCCCCTCAGGATGTTACTCGTATCCTGATTATCCCAGGTGGAATTCAATGTGGCAGCCATTGCTGAGACGAGTGTGTTGTTGCCTGTCTCTATTGACGAAGGGAATATCTCAGTGGTAATAGTGTTATTAATAATGGAACTCCTCACATCCCTGAGATATTCCCATGACCAGCTTGTCCCGCTACCGTTATATTTGTATAAACAGCCATCTTCTATCATATAGTTTGCAGAAAATTCGGTTGTTGTATAATAGACAGGATCACCAGGCCTCAAGGTACTGATATATATCTGGTAGTGGGTGCTGTTTCCGGCAATATCCCCATCCATGGTAACGTGGTATTGTATCCCGTCATCCCGGGTTTCCACCCTGAATTCTGTTATATCCACTGCCCGTTCTATGGTACTGTCCACTTCATCAGGAATCAGGTAAAGGTTCATCTGATCCAGCCGGGTAACAAATATATCTGTTGTTGAGGGTATGAATCCAAACCTGATCGCTCTTTCTATTGCAAATTTAAGCAGATCATTATCATTTCCCGTCCTGTAATCGAGTGTCCAGATATCTATCGGATAATTCTGCATCAGTTGATTTAAAAGAGTCCCTGTCTCATCAAGATAACTCAGTTCTGATCCAGACCATTTTTTATATTCTTTGGTATCAAAATCGTAGAAGGAGCTGAACTCCTCAAACAGCAATGCATCGATTGTGCCTGCTGTTTCATTTATGATGGAAAATCCCCGGTTCTGCACAAGATAATAATCAGGGTAGTTGAGTCTTATCTTGATCACCAGTGCTATCATTCCGCTAATGGTCTCCGGGTATAGATCAACGGTATCAAGGGTATCGAGGAAAAGACCCTTTATACCTCTCGATGATATCTCCGGTATTTGTGTCTGAAGAATATAATCGTGCCATGCGTTGCTGTTGGCATTGACATAGTAGGACTCCCAGACAGGATTCCGGTCTGGAAAATTATCACCATCCTGATCCAGATACCATGAAGCATATCCGCCGGGCCCATTCTTATCTCCTGTAATCAGAGTATCTGTCTCACCAATGGAGAGATAGGTGATCAAACGTGCGCGTACATCTGATAAATCAGCAGAGATATTATCCGGAGAAAAAAGCCTTATATCTATCACAAGGTTTTCGTAGTCGTTCCATTTATCCGAAAATTCATCACCATAGTAAAATCCAAATTTATCTCTGGCTTCTGCATCTCCGCAGCTTATGACTACCACAAAGCAGGTTATAAAAACTGAAAGTGTTACCTTACTCAATAATTGCATAAAAAACTCTTTCCAAAAATGCCCTTCAGTTGAACAAAGGAACAGCAACGCATTCCGGATCAAACTGAAGATTTCTAAAATATACTAAAACCGCTTTGGATTTAGATTTTTCTAAAAACCAAAGCCTGGTTGCTGGTATCCCCGGACAAAAAGCGCCGGGGACTTTCCTCTCTGCGTTTTTTCCCGGATTGTATCCGGAATCCAGTATAAGATGTGTACAATAAAATTACATCCCTTCTTTTTATGAGACTAAATATTTGATACTGTACGGTTCCTGGGTGTACCTTTATCGCAGGAGATACATATGGTAAGAGTACAAATACCGCTCTCATGCCGGAAAAGATAATGCATTAACACGCAACACAAGTACCATCACAAACAAATCACAAATAATTGTTATACTTTACAGAAATTGTTGCACTTGTGATTATTTCCTGGTTGAGGCAGCTGTTTCTCTCAATTTGAAGTATTGCCTATTTACTGTACGAGTACAAACCCTGTCTTTCAATGGAAATTGATCAGATATCATGCACACAAAAAGTTCGTAACCTGGACATTCTCAAACATTTGAGATCACTGAATCATTACAGCCGTCCTGTCAATTACTCGTTTTGTTCAACCACCAGATAACAGAGCTCCGGGATAGGAAATAAACCCTTTCAAGCTTGCATTTCCGGAAAATTATCAATATAATCTACTCCGTATTTACCCCCCCACCTCACCTTCCATTGAACTTTAATATGAAAATTTCCAAAAAGGGTATAATACAATTTGTGTAGTGCTGGTTTTACAATTTCCTCTCCGCATCAACAATACAGCAGATGGATAGTTTCCGTGTAGCAGCAGATTAAATTTTACCCCTCTTCCACAAAGACAACATTATAGCGCAGGCAGGAGATGAACAGGCAAATTCGTATTTTATTTGTTGAGGATTCGCAGAATGATCTAGAATCGATGCTGGAAGAACTCCGGAATGGAAACTATGAACCGGTCTATGAGACGG is drawn from Candidatus Scalindua sp. and contains these coding sequences:
- a CDS encoding hemerythrin domain-containing protein, whose amino-acid sequence is MSEIIERFKREHCEIIALLREVKKIGIHSKEGQAKLLSLKGVLLEHLKHEDEQLYPALRKEAEHNKNLKRELDLFAMDPEYVSRVVAEFFDTYSEGGTGKDFSINFESLFAALNARITHEEESLYQEYEMIGKK
- a CDS encoding tetratricopeptide repeat protein; protein product: MKTRFLRKKYSTKRQVALLKRGVSCLQVGDLDNAALIFQRILRENPQNPDALNLLGVVCSQLGKYDTSLELITKAISIKPESSLYYNNLANVYRIKRMPGYATRAYQQALKFDQNNMCAQNGLGVVLFEQNRLHEAIFRYRRALAINSRYVEAYDNLGQACHKSGAFEEAIKNFRSALEIDPHFSQSYSNLALSLSSVGELEESIRRFEQALEMNPNDKYAVVNLFRQLQATCSWCKMKEFEPRLNLIAESNLERGEKAVETPFMSVSRKINPEENIKIASSRAREISSRISRIFPPFASDGRTLNKKKVKVGYLSNNFNNHPVAHQMQSVFSLHDRDCFEIVAYSYGRDDGSRYREKIMKDADQFIDISDYHDREAAEKIFHDQVDILVDLVVYTEGGRLDISAMRPAPIQVNYLGFAGSSGADFFDYIIADRILVPHGLRHHYSEKVVYMPYSYMVSDHAQRISERHFRRRDFDLPENAIVFCSLNSMYKIEPVLFGVWMRILAHVPGSVLWLSRSNSVAEKNLREEAVKKNIDPDRLLFTDKVDTKEDHLARLRLADLMLDTRIYNGHATGSDALWAGVPVITLEGGHFASRVGSSMLHAVGLPELVAKDLSEYENLAIGLASSPAKRDGVRSRLAENRTTSPLFDTHSFVRCLETAYKKMVFLYHEGREPEDIEVPQSSRLCHNKV
- a CDS encoding endo alpha-1,4 polygalactosaminidase, which encodes MQLLSKVTLSVFITCFVVVISCGDAEARDKFGFYYGDEFSDKWNDYENLVIDIRLFSPDNISADLSDVRARLITYLSIGETDTLITGDKNGPGGYASWYLDQDGDNFPDRNPVWESYYVNANSNAWHDYILQTQIPEISSRGIKGLFLDTLDTVDLYPETISGMIALVIKIRLNYPDYYLVQNRGFSIINETAGTIDALLFEEFSSFYDFDTKEYKKWSGSELSYLDETGTLLNQLMQNYPIDIWTLDYRTGNDNDLLKFAIERAIRFGFIPSTTDIFVTRLDQMNLYLIPDEVDSTIERAVDITEFRVETRDDGIQYHVTMDGDIAGNSTHYQIYISTLRPGDPVYYTTTEFSANYMIEDGCLYKYNGSGTSWSWEYLRDVRSSIINNTITTEIFPSSIETGNNTLVSAMAATLNSTWDNQDTSNILRGVTKVSLTDVVCQMEDDIDISIKGHQDIILQTSTGSVSELIVEMVFRKIPKFSNHYVIFIDTDEVYSGFRNYEIRASHMVMDGELYRYSGDGNTWDWKYIKPVHLVSSGKKLIYTLEKQDIGLETGSYRVMGEVLGSQWSTKDYTGVLECAAN